From the genome of Streptomyces sp. NBC_01260, one region includes:
- a CDS encoding aldehyde dehydrogenase family protein, producing MSFFTDLAHQYIDGEWRPGKGSWDIIDFNPFDGEKLASITVATADEVDQAYRAAETAQQAWGDTNAYARRTVLEKALRIVEDREAEIGDAIVAELGGTRLKAAFELHLAKEFLRESIQLALRSTGQILPSPTEGKENRVYRVPVGVVGVISPFNFPFLLSLKSVAPALALGNAVVLKPHQNTPVCGGTLVAKVFEDAGLPAGLLNVVVTDIAEIGDALLEHPVPQVISFTGSDKVGRHVATVCAANLKRSVLELGGNSALIVLDDADVDYAVDAAVFSRYVHQGQVCMAANRILVDRSVEQEFTEKFVAKVASLRVGDPADPATQIGPLINSTQAEAIAALVDQTVEAGATALLHGRADGNLVSPSVLTGLAADSPVLSQEIFGPVALLVPFDGEDEAIRIANDTPYGLSGAVHTGNVERGVRVGQRIRTGMIHINDGTVHDEPIVPFGGEKSSGLGRLNGDSMLDAFTTQKWISVQHGRSQFPF from the coding sequence ATGTCCTTCTTCACTGACCTGGCCCATCAGTACATCGACGGCGAGTGGAGGCCGGGCAAGGGGTCCTGGGACATCATCGACTTCAACCCCTTCGACGGGGAGAAGCTCGCCTCGATCACGGTCGCCACGGCCGACGAGGTGGACCAGGCGTACCGGGCGGCCGAGACCGCTCAGCAGGCCTGGGGCGACACCAACGCCTACGCCCGGCGCACCGTGCTGGAGAAGGCGCTGCGGATCGTCGAGGACCGCGAGGCCGAGATCGGTGACGCGATCGTCGCGGAGCTCGGTGGCACACGGCTGAAGGCCGCCTTCGAGCTGCATCTGGCCAAGGAGTTCCTGCGCGAGTCGATCCAGCTCGCGCTGCGGTCCACCGGGCAGATCCTGCCCTCGCCGACCGAGGGCAAGGAGAACCGGGTCTACCGCGTGCCCGTCGGCGTGGTGGGTGTCATCAGCCCGTTCAACTTCCCCTTCCTGCTGTCGCTGAAGTCGGTCGCCCCCGCGCTGGCACTCGGCAACGCCGTGGTGCTCAAGCCGCACCAGAACACGCCGGTCTGCGGCGGCACCCTGGTGGCGAAGGTGTTCGAGGACGCGGGGCTGCCCGCCGGACTCCTGAACGTGGTGGTCACCGACATCGCCGAGATCGGTGACGCGCTGCTGGAGCACCCCGTTCCGCAGGTCATCTCCTTCACCGGCTCGGACAAGGTCGGGCGGCACGTCGCGACCGTGTGCGCGGCGAACCTCAAGCGTTCCGTGCTCGAACTCGGCGGCAACAGCGCGCTCATCGTGCTCGACGACGCCGATGTGGACTACGCGGTCGACGCCGCGGTGTTCAGCCGCTACGTGCACCAGGGGCAGGTCTGCATGGCCGCCAACCGGATTCTGGTCGACCGTTCGGTGGAGCAGGAGTTCACCGAGAAGTTCGTCGCCAAGGTCGCCTCGCTGCGCGTCGGCGACCCGGCCGACCCGGCGACCCAGATCGGTCCGCTGATCAACTCCACCCAGGCCGAGGCGATCGCCGCGCTCGTCGACCAGACCGTGGAGGCCGGTGCGACCGCACTGCTGCACGGGCGGGCCGACGGCAACCTCGTCAGCCCCTCCGTGCTGACCGGCCTGGCGGCCGACTCGCCGGTGCTGTCCCAGGAGATCTTCGGCCCGGTCGCGCTCCTCGTGCCGTTCGACGGCGAGGACGAGGCCATCCGGATCGCCAACGACACCCCGTACGGGCTGAGCGGCGCGGTGCACACCGGCAACGTCGAGCGCGGTGTCCGGGTCGGGCAGCGAATCCGCACCGGCATGATCCACATCAACGACGGCACCGTCCACGACGAGCCGATCGTTCCCTTCGGCGGCGAGAAGAGCTCCGGCCTCGGGCGGCTGAACGGCGACTCGATGCTCGACGCCTTCACCACCCAGAAGTGGATCTCCGTGCAGCACGGGCGCTCGCAGTTCCCGTTCTGA